In Priestia megaterium NBRC 15308 = ATCC 14581, the following proteins share a genomic window:
- a CDS encoding YeeE/YedE family protein: protein MVQTLHSSYKSKPTTVVTELSPMQKPLFAGGVIAAVILFLAIVLTTNWTQGVLFIIGLALGMTLLYARFGFTSAFRRLVSVGNVQGLQAHMLMLAIASTLFAIILSTGFSFTGVTPKGYVSPVGVSVIVGSFMFGIGMQLGNGCASGTLYSLGGGSSSMILTLLAFIVGSMFGAYHLPFWQKQPSLPPISLAESTGLGYFGAWIIQLIAFAAIYWITIQIAKKKNPPMMKQLPTTKGWTKIIRGSWPLFTAAIVLAVLNALTLAVRGNPWGITSAFALWGGKAMMAAGIDVSSWGFFQGANGEALTQSVLADSTSVLNFGIILGAFISATAQGTFKPGKIKPGVAGAAVVGGLLMGYGARLAFGCNIGAYFGGIASFSLHGWVWMVMAMLGTGLAIFIRPIFGLKNPKSNDSIC, encoded by the coding sequence GTGGTACAAACGTTGCACTCATCATATAAATCAAAGCCGACTACTGTTGTAACAGAATTAAGCCCTATGCAAAAGCCATTATTTGCAGGAGGGGTTATAGCAGCAGTTATTTTATTTCTTGCGATTGTGCTCACGACTAATTGGACGCAAGGTGTTTTATTTATTATCGGCCTAGCGTTAGGGATGACGCTTCTATACGCACGTTTTGGCTTTACATCAGCATTTCGCCGCCTTGTATCTGTCGGCAATGTTCAAGGCTTGCAAGCGCATATGCTTATGCTTGCAATTGCGTCAACATTGTTTGCTATTATTTTAAGTACAGGCTTTAGCTTTACAGGGGTAACGCCAAAAGGATATGTTTCACCTGTAGGAGTAAGCGTGATAGTTGGTTCGTTTATGTTTGGAATTGGCATGCAGTTAGGAAATGGATGTGCCTCAGGGACGCTGTATTCGTTAGGCGGCGGCTCTTCTTCTATGATTTTAACGCTTTTAGCCTTTATTGTAGGTTCTATGTTTGGGGCGTATCATTTGCCATTTTGGCAAAAGCAACCTTCGCTTCCCCCTATCTCATTAGCTGAATCGACAGGTCTTGGTTATTTTGGAGCTTGGATTATACAGCTTATCGCGTTCGCAGCGATTTACTGGATTACGATTCAAATTGCCAAAAAGAAAAATCCGCCTATGATGAAACAGCTTCCTACTACAAAAGGGTGGACAAAGATTATTCGCGGCTCTTGGCCTCTATTCACAGCAGCGATTGTGCTGGCCGTATTAAATGCATTGACGCTTGCTGTAAGAGGAAACCCTTGGGGAATCACTTCTGCTTTTGCATTATGGGGTGGAAAAGCCATGATGGCAGCCGGGATAGATGTATCGAGCTGGGGATTTTTCCAAGGTGCAAATGGAGAAGCGCTAACGCAAAGTGTGCTAGCAGACTCTACCAGCGTGTTAAACTTTGGGATTATACTAGGGGCCTTCATTTCAGCGACGGCGCAAGGGACGTTCAAACCAGGAAAGATTAAGCCCGGAGTTGCGGGAGCAGCTGTTGTTGGCGGCCTTTTAATGGGGTATGGTGCGCGTCTTGCTTTTGGCTGTAACATCGGCGCTTACTTTGGCGGCATTGCTTCATTTAGTCTTCATGGATGGGTATGGATGGTTATGGCGATGCTTGGCACAGGATTAGCAATATTTATCCGACCGATATTTGGACTCAAAAACCCTAAATCTAATGATTCGATTTGTTAA
- a CDS encoding SDR family oxidoreductase — MTAKRALITGANSGMGLATTIELAKKGFEVIMVCRNEERGNTALEEAKRQSGSDSISLMTCDLASLASIRAFSDDFTSRYSVLDVLINNAGVVTVKRETTQDGFEMMLGVNHLGHFLLTNLLLDPLKKSQQGRILNVGSGAHKAGKIDFNNPHLTTGFGIWRGYSQSKLANNLFTVHLSKKLKDTSVTVNCLHPGAVSTAIGVNRQTGFGKSVHAVLRPFFLTPLQGAETAIYLADSPEVTHISGAYFYKKRVTPPSSRAKNERLAEEFWNWSAREVGL, encoded by the coding sequence ATGACAGCCAAACGAGCGTTAATTACGGGTGCCAATTCTGGAATGGGGCTGGCCACAACGATTGAACTAGCTAAAAAAGGATTCGAAGTCATTATGGTATGCCGAAATGAAGAAAGAGGAAATACGGCTTTAGAAGAAGCGAAGCGTCAAAGCGGATCGGATTCCATATCTCTTATGACCTGTGACTTAGCTTCTCTCGCTAGTATCCGGGCTTTCAGTGATGACTTTACGTCTCGCTACAGTGTGCTTGATGTGCTGATTAATAACGCGGGCGTCGTGACAGTTAAGCGGGAAACAACGCAAGACGGATTCGAAATGATGCTTGGTGTCAATCATTTGGGTCACTTTTTATTAACTAATTTACTTTTAGATCCGCTGAAAAAATCTCAGCAAGGACGCATTCTAAACGTTGGGTCCGGTGCTCATAAAGCTGGAAAAATAGACTTCAACAACCCTCACTTAACAACAGGATTCGGAATATGGCGAGGATACTCTCAGTCTAAATTAGCGAATAATTTATTTACGGTCCATTTAAGTAAAAAGCTAAAAGATACTTCTGTAACCGTAAATTGCCTACACCCCGGTGCAGTCTCTACCGCTATCGGCGTTAATCGTCAAACGGGTTTTGGAAAAAGCGTTCACGCCGTGCTTCGCCCTTTCTTTTTAACACCTCTTCAAGGTGCCGAAACAGCTATTTATTTAGCAGACAGCCCTGAAGTGACGCATATTAGCGGCGCTTACTTTTATAAAAAACGCGTTACGCCCCCTTCTTCAAGAGCAAAAAATGAACGGCTTGCAGAAGAATTCTGGAATTGGAGTGCACGCGAAGTTGGCTTATAA
- a CDS encoding CapA family protein produces the protein MNKYLKKAVIYGSLCFLLGACGGAGEQTSSEPQKKEEAVKSKEKATKKEKKEGINTTIKISAAGDFTLGNDESFSYDSTFNDVAARNGLPYFTQNVKSIFEQDDLTTVNLETTLTTATEKASKTFRFKGDPSFVNILKQGSIETVNLANNHTRDYLQQGYDDTRENLKKSGIGYFGYEDTYVTTVKGVKVGLLGYPGWDDTKEIRSQIKDGIKSLKEKGAKIIIVHFHWGSERHYVPDTAQQALAKYTIDNGADLILGHHPHVVQGIEEYKNKFIVYSLGNFMFGGNKNPSDKDTFVFQQKFTIKDGKLTTNKDINVIPFRISSTTVRNDYRPTPLTGPEKDRVKNKLIDVSNQIKQEKWTVYDEDSK, from the coding sequence ATGAACAAGTATTTAAAAAAAGCTGTTATTTATGGAAGTTTGTGTTTTTTACTGGGAGCGTGCGGAGGAGCAGGAGAACAAACATCTTCTGAACCGCAGAAAAAAGAAGAAGCTGTAAAATCTAAAGAAAAAGCGACAAAAAAAGAGAAAAAAGAGGGCATTAATACAACCATTAAAATTAGCGCAGCGGGAGATTTTACTTTGGGAAATGATGAAAGTTTCAGCTATGATTCTACTTTTAATGACGTAGCGGCAAGAAATGGCCTTCCGTATTTTACGCAAAATGTAAAGTCGATTTTTGAACAAGATGATTTAACAACGGTTAATTTAGAAACGACGCTGACAACTGCGACTGAAAAAGCAAGTAAAACATTTCGTTTTAAAGGTGATCCTTCTTTTGTGAATATTTTAAAACAAGGAAGTATTGAAACCGTTAACTTAGCTAATAATCATACACGTGATTATTTACAGCAAGGATATGATGATACAAGAGAGAATTTGAAAAAAAGCGGAATAGGTTATTTTGGCTATGAAGATACATACGTCACCACGGTAAAAGGAGTCAAAGTTGGGTTGCTTGGATATCCGGGCTGGGATGACACCAAAGAAATAAGAAGCCAGATTAAAGACGGAATTAAGTCTTTAAAAGAAAAAGGAGCTAAAATTATCATTGTACATTTCCACTGGGGGTCTGAACGACACTATGTTCCTGATACAGCGCAGCAAGCATTGGCAAAGTATACAATTGATAACGGAGCAGATTTAATTTTAGGTCATCATCCTCATGTTGTTCAAGGAATTGAAGAGTACAAAAATAAATTTATTGTCTATAGCTTAGGAAACTTTATGTTTGGCGGAAACAAAAATCCAAGTGATAAAGATACATTTGTATTTCAGCAGAAGTTTACGATTAAAGATGGAAAGCTAACGACGAATAAAGACATCAACGTCATTCCATTCCGTATTTCTTCCACAACAGTGCGAAACGACTACCGACCTACGCCTTTAACAGGACCGGAAAAGGACCGAGTGAAAAATAAGCTGATTGATGTTTCCAATCAAATCAAACAGGAAAAGTGGACAGTTTACGATGAAGATAGTAAATGA
- a CDS encoding DUF4083 family protein — protein MVNIGDMIFQILMLLILIGIAGVIIAFIIGLKRLIQKQGANEKRLQRMEQKLDDMLKNKES, from the coding sequence ATGGTTAATATAGGTGATATGATTTTTCAAATTCTTATGCTGCTTATCCTGATAGGAATAGCAGGAGTAATAATTGCATTTATTATAGGCTTAAAAAGGTTGATTCAAAAGCAGGGGGCAAATGAAAAAAGGCTTCAGCGTATGGAGCAAAAATTAGACGATATGCTGAAAAATAAAGAGTCATGA
- a CDS encoding EAL domain-containing protein — protein MKKLEKYFKDISQNQWKTLGEDMFWMREDIFWSFMDYVHQHLDPRHVWAVEAKQRSPFENLGGMEPITVFQKMKDALWIDELIEDKRICSYYQPIVSIDHERVHIVGHEILSRGLEEDGSIIPPFKMFEAAQIRNKTFALDRACRLEAVKNASIIDRQLIFINFIPTAIYNPEHCLASTFALIQELNIKPEQIVFEVIETEDVQDIEHLKNILNYYRSHGFKYALDDVGVGYNTLKRLLEVEPDVVKLAFEFTKGVSKNEKQKKVAQEMLAITHKMGAKALAEGVETEEDLKCLIEMGYDLFQGYYFAKPHPTPVKEIHSIYV, from the coding sequence GTGAAGAAATTGGAAAAATACTTTAAAGATATTTCTCAAAATCAATGGAAGACTCTTGGAGAAGATATGTTCTGGATGAGGGAAGATATCTTTTGGAGTTTTATGGATTATGTTCATCAGCATCTAGACCCTCGGCATGTGTGGGCTGTAGAAGCCAAGCAGCGGAGCCCGTTTGAAAACCTGGGGGGTATGGAGCCAATCACCGTTTTTCAAAAAATGAAAGATGCCTTGTGGATTGATGAGCTGATTGAAGACAAGCGAATTTGCTCATATTATCAGCCGATTGTATCGATTGATCACGAACGCGTGCATATCGTTGGGCACGAAATTTTATCAAGAGGATTAGAAGAAGACGGAAGTATTATACCGCCTTTTAAAATGTTTGAAGCTGCTCAAATAAGAAATAAAACCTTCGCTCTTGACCGAGCCTGCCGCTTAGAAGCTGTAAAAAATGCTAGTATTATTGATCGTCAGCTGATTTTTATTAACTTTATTCCTACAGCAATATATAATCCCGAGCATTGCTTGGCATCTACATTTGCGTTAATTCAAGAATTGAATATAAAACCCGAGCAAATAGTGTTTGAAGTGATTGAAACGGAGGATGTTCAAGATATTGAGCATTTAAAAAACATTTTGAATTATTATCGTTCCCATGGATTTAAATATGCTTTAGATGACGTAGGGGTTGGTTATAACACGCTGAAGAGGCTTTTAGAAGTGGAGCCTGACGTGGTGAAGTTAGCATTTGAATTCACAAAGGGAGTCAGTAAAAATGAGAAACAGAAAAAAGTGGCCCAAGAGATGTTAGCTATCACTCATAAAATGGGGGCGAAGGCTCTTGCGGAAGGGGTAGAGACAGAAGAAGATTTAAAATGCCTGATAGAGATGGGATATGATTTGTTTCAAGGGTATTATTTTGCAAAGCCTCATCCTACTCCGGTAAAAGAGATTCATTCTATTTACGTTTAG
- a CDS encoding GNAT family N-acetyltransferase, which produces MLTIEKVPKSQAGVLQNLYSLYLHDLSAYTPSLDIREDGAFHFEELPLFWKVEGLSPYFIKVDDKLTGFFLLLEQPALQQEADYCINDFFILNKYRGQGIASKTVKDIFSHRKGTYMIIELAGNKRAISFWKHIYESLHISFQEKKIELDGEPTLIQTFSV; this is translated from the coding sequence ATGCTTACGATTGAAAAAGTACCTAAAAGCCAAGCGGGCGTTTTGCAAAATTTGTATTCTCTTTATCTCCACGATTTATCTGCGTATACACCTTCTTTAGATATTCGCGAAGATGGAGCTTTCCATTTTGAAGAGCTGCCTCTGTTTTGGAAAGTAGAAGGCCTCTCGCCATACTTTATTAAAGTAGATGATAAGCTGACGGGCTTTTTTTTACTTCTTGAACAGCCCGCACTTCAGCAGGAAGCAGATTACTGCATCAATGATTTTTTTATCTTAAACAAATACCGAGGGCAGGGCATCGCTTCCAAAACGGTAAAAGACATTTTCTCTCATCGAAAAGGAACGTATATGATTATTGAGCTTGCAGGCAATAAGCGGGCTATTTCATTTTGGAAACATATTTATGAAAGCTTACATATTTCCTTTCAAGAAAAGAAAATTGAACTTGACGGAGAGCCAACTCTTATTCAAACGTTTAGTGTGTAA
- a CDS encoding LysR family transcriptional regulator has translation MDINYLYTFKEVAKWGSYTRTGEELGYAQSSVTTHIKKLEDHYGQKLFERTGQKMKLTQPGEELLYYVNQVTELLNEAKERLTTNEDARGTVSIGTVESLAAYFITPYIRELKKQHPSLKIMLEAGLCPNLTQGIIDGKYDVAVLLDRLQTSSSLEVIPIRKENMVMIASSSHSFSKRNSVLMEEFEGETIILTESGCPYRTLLEEMMRSSGIHMQSVISFSSLEAIKQCVADNLGIALVPEIAVKQEMESGKLIKVPFDHEEFYLYSQLIFKKKKWLTAPIQQFISLVQEGYQKY, from the coding sequence ATGGATATTAACTATTTATATACATTCAAAGAAGTAGCGAAGTGGGGGAGCTATACACGAACGGGCGAGGAGTTAGGGTATGCTCAGTCAAGCGTTACCACTCATATAAAAAAATTAGAGGATCATTACGGTCAAAAACTATTTGAACGAACAGGACAAAAAATGAAGCTGACTCAGCCTGGTGAAGAATTGCTTTATTATGTGAATCAAGTAACCGAGTTATTAAATGAAGCAAAAGAGCGCCTTACTACGAACGAAGATGCTAGAGGAACCGTTTCAATAGGAACCGTGGAGTCGCTGGCCGCCTATTTTATTACACCGTATATTCGTGAATTAAAAAAACAGCACCCTTCTCTAAAGATTATGCTAGAAGCGGGTTTATGTCCAAATTTAACACAAGGAATTATTGACGGAAAGTATGATGTAGCCGTTTTGCTTGATCGCCTTCAAACATCTTCAAGTTTAGAAGTGATTCCTATTCGAAAAGAAAACATGGTTATGATTGCTTCGTCTTCTCATTCTTTTAGTAAAAGAAACAGCGTTCTAATGGAAGAGTTTGAGGGAGAGACCATTATTTTAACTGAGAGCGGCTGCCCTTATCGCACGCTTTTAGAAGAGATGATGCGCAGCAGCGGTATTCATATGCAATCGGTCATCTCGTTTAGCAGTCTTGAAGCGATTAAACAGTGCGTAGCGGATAATTTAGGTATTGCTCTTGTACCGGAAATAGCGGTAAAACAAGAGATGGAAAGTGGAAAACTGATTAAAGTCCCGTTTGACCACGAAGAATTTTATCTTTATTCACAGCTCATATTCAAAAAGAAAAAATGGCTGACGGCACCTATTCAACAATTTATTTCACTTGTTCAAGAAGGTTATCAAAAATATTGA
- a CDS encoding TIGR00366 family protein: MKALSNFFTALVQRFLPDPFVFALILTLILFVSGIVFTPHGPIEMVQFWGSGFWNLLAFAMQMSLVLVTGHALASSPLVKKWLVNIALLAKTPAQGVILVTLGAAMACMINWGFGLIVGALFAKEVAKRVPGSDYRFLIACAYIGFLTWHGGLSGSIPLVAATPGNPMEKTAGLIPLSDTIFTGYNLFITLGLLIVLPIMTRLMMPTGKEVVEIDPRLLAEDEMAPATVVETTSSKPTFAVRMENSRFLSLTIALLGYSYLIYYFATNGFKMDINTVNLLFFATGILLHRTPLSYMNAVSNAAKGTAGILIQFPFYAGIQGMMELSGLGGKLTNAFISISNETTFPFLAFLSSGVVNFFVPSGGGHWVVQGPFIMPAAEQLGVDPGVAAMAIAYGEAWMNMAQPFWALPALAIAGLGARDIMGYCVTTLIVSGFIFAIGLTFF; encoded by the coding sequence ATGAAAGCGTTATCTAATTTCTTTACGGCGCTTGTGCAGCGCTTTTTACCTGATCCGTTTGTATTTGCTTTAATCCTGACGCTAATTTTATTTGTATCAGGTATTGTTTTTACTCCTCACGGGCCGATTGAAATGGTTCAGTTTTGGGGAAGCGGCTTTTGGAACCTTCTGGCATTTGCGATGCAAATGAGCTTAGTGCTTGTCACAGGGCATGCGCTTGCTAGCTCGCCGCTTGTAAAGAAGTGGCTTGTGAACATAGCACTGCTAGCCAAAACTCCGGCGCAAGGGGTAATTCTGGTCACGCTCGGCGCAGCTATGGCCTGTATGATTAACTGGGGGTTTGGCTTAATTGTAGGTGCGCTGTTTGCGAAAGAAGTAGCGAAGCGCGTGCCGGGATCTGATTACCGGTTTTTAATTGCCTGTGCTTACATAGGGTTTTTAACATGGCACGGAGGCTTGTCGGGTTCTATTCCTCTTGTCGCTGCTACACCTGGAAACCCAATGGAAAAAACGGCTGGACTTATTCCGCTGTCAGACACGATTTTTACAGGGTACAACTTATTTATTACCCTCGGGTTATTAATTGTCCTTCCTATTATGACAAGACTGATGATGCCGACGGGAAAAGAAGTGGTAGAAATTGATCCAAGACTGTTGGCGGAAGATGAAATGGCTCCGGCTACAGTTGTTGAGACAACTTCTTCTAAGCCAACATTTGCTGTACGCATGGAGAACAGCAGGTTTTTAAGTCTGACGATAGCGCTTCTTGGGTATTCATATTTAATTTATTATTTTGCTACAAACGGTTTTAAAATGGATATTAACACAGTGAATTTATTGTTTTTTGCAACGGGTATTTTACTTCACCGCACGCCTTTATCCTATATGAATGCCGTTTCTAATGCTGCGAAAGGAACCGCTGGGATTTTGATTCAGTTTCCATTCTACGCAGGTATTCAAGGCATGATGGAGCTATCAGGCTTAGGCGGGAAGCTAACGAACGCGTTTATCTCGATTTCAAATGAAACGACATTTCCGTTTCTTGCGTTTTTAAGTTCTGGCGTTGTGAACTTTTTTGTTCCGTCTGGAGGAGGACACTGGGTTGTACAAGGACCTTTTATTATGCCGGCAGCTGAACAGCTCGGCGTAGATCCGGGAGTCGCTGCGATGGCCATTGCCTACGGAGAAGCATGGATGAATATGGCGCAGCCGTTTTGGGCACTGCCCGCACTAGCTATCGCAGGGCTCGGAGCGCGCGATATAATGGGCTACTGCGTGACGACCTTAATTGTATCAGGCTTTATTTTTGCTATAGGACTAACGTTTTTCTAA
- a CDS encoding iron-containing alcohol dehydrogenase: MNIFLQHNPTKLYFGKNQITKLSQELASYHKQVNVLLVYGGGSIKRNGVYDEVKAELQSINAVVHELSGVEPNPRLTTVARGVDICKKENIDFLLAVGGGSVIDCTKAIAAGAVYEGNTWDLITRKKEITDALPFGTVLTLAATGSEMNSTSVITNWETKEKLGWTSSHVFPLFSILDPAYTFSVPRDQTVYGIVDSMSHALEHYFHRTENTPMIDGFIESLLRTAVQEGPKLLKDLTSYKYRETMMYISTTAFNGSLANGTDGGDWATHRIEHALSAVYDIPHGGGLAILFPNWLEHVLKEDPSRVKQLAVNVFGIDPAGKSDEETAMEGAKALRTFWNDLGAPNSLRDYDIDDREFDAIVEKTFVKPGVGTYKELDYASVRDILERSK, encoded by the coding sequence ATGAATATATTTTTGCAGCACAATCCTACAAAATTATACTTTGGAAAAAATCAAATTACGAAGCTATCGCAAGAGCTTGCTTCTTATCATAAACAAGTAAACGTTCTGTTAGTATACGGAGGAGGAAGTATCAAACGAAACGGCGTATACGACGAAGTGAAAGCTGAACTTCAGTCTATTAACGCGGTTGTTCACGAGCTGTCTGGTGTAGAACCTAATCCTCGTTTGACTACAGTAGCTAGAGGCGTGGATATATGTAAAAAAGAAAACATTGATTTTCTTTTAGCCGTTGGGGGAGGAAGTGTAATCGATTGTACAAAAGCTATTGCAGCTGGAGCCGTGTATGAAGGAAATACATGGGATTTAATTACACGTAAAAAAGAGATTACAGATGCGCTTCCTTTTGGAACGGTATTAACACTTGCAGCAACTGGGTCTGAAATGAATTCAACTTCTGTTATAACAAATTGGGAAACAAAAGAAAAGCTCGGATGGACGTCTTCTCACGTATTTCCCCTCTTTTCTATTTTAGATCCGGCGTACACATTTTCAGTGCCGCGCGATCAAACCGTCTATGGAATTGTTGACAGTATGTCGCATGCGCTTGAACACTATTTTCATCGCACGGAAAATACGCCGATGATCGACGGCTTTATTGAATCTTTACTAAGAACGGCTGTACAAGAAGGTCCTAAGCTTCTTAAAGACCTGACTTCTTATAAGTATCGTGAAACGATGATGTATATCAGCACGACGGCGTTTAACGGAAGCTTAGCAAACGGAACGGACGGGGGAGACTGGGCTACTCACCGTATCGAACATGCTCTGTCGGCTGTATATGATATTCCCCACGGAGGCGGTCTTGCTATCTTGTTCCCTAACTGGCTGGAGCACGTCTTAAAAGAAGACCCTTCCCGTGTAAAACAATTGGCTGTAAACGTATTTGGCATTGATCCAGCAGGAAAAAGCGATGAAGAAACAGCAATGGAAGGAGCAAAAGCGCTTCGCACTTTCTGGAATGACTTAGGAGCCCCGAACAGCTTGCGTGACTATGATATTGATGATCGTGAATTTGATGCGATTGTTGAAAAGACCTTTGTAAAACCAGGTGTTGGCACTTATAAAGAGCTTGACTATGCAAGCGTTCGAGATATTCTAGAAAGATCCAAATAA